One stretch of Proteiniborus sp. DW1 DNA includes these proteins:
- a CDS encoding RnfABCDGE type electron transport complex subunit G, translating to MREIIKLGLILFIITAIAAALLGFANEVTSDIIAQVQEEESNKARQEVLPSAEKFTPLEENEFNAIVAENNRVKEVYIGKNSVDELVGYTIKTIASGYGGDIEIITGISVEGQITGMKVVSHSETPGLGANSTKPDFQNQFTGKSVSSNISVVKSAPNDTEIQAISGATITSNAVSNGVNIAIDVFNRNFVK from the coding sequence ATGCGTGAGATCATTAAACTTGGATTAATTCTTTTTATTATAACGGCAATAGCTGCTGCACTTCTAGGATTTGCAAATGAAGTTACAAGTGATATAATTGCACAGGTTCAGGAAGAGGAGAGCAATAAAGCAAGACAAGAGGTATTACCTTCTGCTGAAAAATTTACACCCCTAGAAGAAAACGAATTTAATGCAATAGTAGCTGAAAACAACAGAGTTAAAGAGGTCTATATTGGCAAAAATTCAGTTGATGAATTAGTAGGATACACTATTAAAACTATTGCTTCAGGATATGGTGGGGATATAGAAATAATAACAGGTATATCTGTAGAAGGACAAATTACAGGCATGAAAGTTGTTAGTCATTCTGAGACTCCAGGTCTTGGTGCCAATTCAACTAAACCTGATTTCCAAAATCAATTTACAGGAAAATCAGTATCTTCAAATATATCTGTGGTAAAATCAGCACCTAATGATACTGAGATTCAAGCAATTTCTGGAGCTACAATAACTTCAAATGCCGTATCAAATGGTGTCAATATCGCAATAGATGTTTTTAATAGAAATTTTGTAAAATAG
- a CDS encoding RnfABCDGE type electron transport complex subunit D, whose amino-acid sequence MENKLIASSSPHIRSDETISRIMLDVIIALLPATLASIYFFRFNAFKLIVLSILSAVITEAIFQKARRKPVTINDLSAVVTGLLLAFNIPASAPWWIPVIGSAFAIAIVKQFFGGLGHNFMNPALAARAMLLASWPTIMTDWVKPGVDAVSTATPLAILKIKAVEATTGAASASTGATAAQATETLPSLLDMFIGNIGGSLGETSALLLIIGGLYLLYRGVISWRIPFTYIGTVGVMILIFGGGVENTIYHLLAGGLMLGAFFMATDYASSPVTKKGQIIFGIGAGILTAVIRLKGGYPEGVSYSILLMNVTAPLIDKYTSPKVFGEVKQNA is encoded by the coding sequence ATGGAAAACAAATTAATAGCTTCATCTTCTCCACATATAAGGTCGGATGAAACTATTTCAAGAATAATGTTGGATGTAATAATAGCACTTCTTCCTGCTACATTAGCCAGCATATACTTTTTTAGATTTAACGCTTTTAAGTTAATAGTTCTTTCTATATTATCAGCAGTAATAACAGAAGCAATATTTCAGAAAGCAAGAAGGAAACCTGTTACTATAAATGATTTAAGTGCAGTAGTGACTGGGTTATTATTAGCTTTTAATATTCCTGCTTCAGCACCATGGTGGATACCAGTTATAGGTTCTGCATTTGCAATTGCAATAGTAAAGCAGTTTTTTGGTGGGTTAGGACATAATTTTATGAATCCTGCATTAGCTGCAAGAGCGATGCTCTTAGCGTCTTGGCCTACAATAATGACAGATTGGGTCAAACCAGGAGTTGATGCTGTAAGTACTGCTACGCCATTAGCCATACTAAAGATTAAAGCAGTAGAAGCTACGACTGGTGCTGCTTCAGCTTCAACGGGAGCAACTGCAGCACAAGCAACAGAAACACTACCTTCATTACTTGATATGTTTATTGGAAATATAGGTGGTAGTTTAGGAGAGACTTCCGCTCTATTATTAATTATTGGAGGGCTATATTTATTATATAGAGGAGTTATTAGCTGGAGGATACCTTTCACCTATATAGGAACAGTAGGTGTAATGATATTAATTTTTGGTGGTGGAGTGGAAAACACTATTTATCACCTATTAGCAGGAGGACTAATGCTAGGAGCATTTTTCATGGCAACAGATTATGCATCTTCGCCAGTTACTAAAAAGGGTCAAATTATATTTGGAATTGGTGCAGGCATTTTAACTGCTGTAATTAGGCTTAAAGGAGGATATCCAGAAGGAGTATCCTATTCAATTCTTTTGATGAATGTGACAGCACCATTAATAGATAAATATACTAGCCCAAAAGTATTTGGGGAGGTGAAGCAAAATGCGTGA
- the rsxC gene encoding electron transport complex subunit RsxC, with the protein MNLRCFTFKGGIHPPHYKGYSEKAEIEKAEEPKVVIIPMQQHIGAPCEPIVKVGDRVKIGQKIGESKAFVSAPVHSSVSGTVKKVSPMDTPTGSGIMCVVIESDGVSEIYENVTPKGDIEQLSKEEIIGIIKEAGITGQGGAGFPTHVKLSPPPDKKIDAIILNGAECEPFLTADHRLMLEQPEKVIYGLKALMKAVGVNKGYIGIENNKPDAIKAMIKAAENETNIEVVALVAKYPQGDEKRLINAVTGRVVPSGGLPMDVGIIVNNVGTAYAVANAIQTGVPLVERVVTVTGSAINTPKNLLVKIGTPFKDIINQCGGSKETPGKIIMGGPMMGLAQFTDEVPVIKGTSGILVLNEKEARIPEPNPCIRCGKCVDICPVNLQPLFISQLSLKGKYDDTQKYHVLDCIECGSCSFICPSKRPLLQSIRVAKREVLAKRKKS; encoded by the coding sequence ATGAATCTTAGATGCTTTACCTTTAAAGGGGGAATACATCCTCCACATTATAAAGGGTACTCAGAAAAAGCTGAGATTGAAAAAGCTGAAGAACCAAAGGTAGTTATTATTCCAATGCAACAGCACATAGGTGCTCCATGTGAACCTATTGTAAAAGTAGGTGACAGGGTTAAGATTGGACAAAAAATAGGTGAGTCTAAAGCATTTGTCAGTGCACCTGTTCACTCAAGTGTTTCAGGAACAGTAAAAAAAGTTTCCCCTATGGATACTCCAACTGGAAGTGGAATCATGTGTGTAGTTATAGAATCTGATGGAGTAAGTGAGATTTATGAAAACGTTACACCAAAGGGAGACATAGAACAACTTAGTAAGGAAGAGATTATCGGTATTATTAAAGAAGCTGGTATAACAGGACAAGGTGGTGCAGGTTTTCCAACACATGTGAAACTTTCTCCTCCACCAGATAAGAAGATAGATGCAATCATTCTTAATGGGGCTGAATGTGAACCCTTTTTAACAGCTGATCATAGGCTTATGTTAGAGCAGCCAGAAAAAGTAATTTATGGGCTTAAGGCATTAATGAAAGCTGTAGGAGTGAATAAAGGATATATAGGAATAGAAAATAACAAGCCTGATGCTATTAAGGCTATGATTAAAGCAGCCGAAAATGAAACTAACATTGAGGTAGTGGCTCTCGTAGCTAAATATCCTCAAGGGGATGAAAAAAGATTAATAAATGCAGTGACTGGCAGGGTAGTGCCATCTGGTGGACTTCCCATGGATGTAGGTATTATAGTAAATAATGTAGGGACTGCTTATGCAGTTGCTAATGCAATACAAACTGGGGTGCCTTTAGTGGAGAGAGTAGTTACTGTAACAGGTAGTGCTATAAACACACCTAAAAACCTTCTAGTAAAGATAGGAACTCCATTTAAGGATATTATTAACCAGTGTGGTGGTTCCAAGGAAACTCCGGGGAAAATAATAATGGGAGGGCCAATGATGGGACTAGCTCAATTCACTGATGAAGTTCCTGTTATAAAAGGAACATCAGGTATATTAGTGCTAAATGAAAAAGAAGCTAGAATCCCAGAGCCAAATCCATGTATTAGATGTGGAAAATGTGTAGATATTTGTCCAGTAAATCTACAACCATTATTTATTAGTCAGTTGTCCTTAAAGGGTAAATATGATGACACACAAAAATATCATGTACTAGACTGTATAGAATGTGGTTCTTGCTCTTTTATTTGTCCATCTAAGAGACCACTATTACAATCTATAAGAGTAGCAAAAAGAGAAGTATTAGCAAAAAGAAAGAAAAGCTAA